In Papaver somniferum cultivar HN1 chromosome 1, ASM357369v1, whole genome shotgun sequence, a genomic segment contains:
- the LOC113274476 gene encoding zinc finger MYM-type protein 1-like, whose product MERFISMIHVSNTTAISLKTAIDKLFAKHGLSITRLRGQGYDGASNMQSEYNGLKSLILKENKSAYYIHCFAHQLQLALLHVVEDIPEIAAFFTLGSRATKTVGASCKLRDNLRAKEVERIQRLLETGELSTGQGLNQEIGVKRPCDTRWSSHYGTLVNLTIMFSSVIEVLDEVMEDATSSKEKGDALVLLNSSRSFDFVFNLHLIY is encoded by the coding sequence ATGGAGCGTTTTATTTCAATGATACATGTTTCCAACACCACTGCTATTTCATTGAAAACAGCTATTGATAAATTATTTGCTAAGCATGGGTTGAGCATCACAAGGTTGCGTGGGCAAGGATATGATGGTGCCAGTAATATGCAAAGTGAGTACAATGGATTGAAATCGTTAATTTTGAAAGAGAACAAGAGTGCATATTATATACATTGTTTCGCACATCAACTTCAGTTAGCTCTTCTTCATGTTGTCGAGGATATTCCAGAAATTGCTGCATTTTTCACTCTAGGTTCAAGAGCAACAAAAACTGTAGGAGCTTCATGCAAGCTTCGTGATAATTTGCGAGCAAAAGAAGTTGAGAGAATACAAAGATTACTTGAGACTGGTGAATTATCAACTGGTCAAGGTCTTAATCAGGAAATCGGCGTCAAACGACCTTGTGATACACGTTGGAGTTCACATTATGGTACGCTTGTGAATTTAACAATCATGTTTTCTTCTGTCATTGAAGTTCTTGATGAGGTTATGGAAGATGCTACTAGTTCTAAAGAAAAGGGTGATGCCTTAGTTTTACTAAATAGTTCGCGTTCTTTCGATTTTGTCTTCAACTTGCATCTTATATACTAA
- the LOC113339468 gene encoding pathogenesis-related protein 1C-like produces MKIIHSSPLCVLCLFSLILATSSTTLLPPAALELSNSRNTQETVITGRRPKPDKEGVYNVSKDLCWGCIGESFQYLFAHNWIRAQKWEMPLIWDSQLEKYARSWAIQRKSDCNLRHSFPEGNFKLGENIYWGSGTTWEPMDAVNAWAGEEKFYSYATNTCQAGKECGHYTQIVWRNTRRIGCARVECDDGDVFMNCNYGPPGNIIGERPY; encoded by the coding sequence ATGAAAATCATTCATTCTTCTCCATTATGTGTTTTGTGTCTATTCTCACTCATACTCGCTACAAGTTCTACTACACTACTTCCTCCAGCAGCCTTAGAATTGTCAAATTCGCGAAACACACAGGAAACTGTAATAACTGGCCGCCGGCCAAAGCCTGATAAAGAGGGGGTATATAATGTGTCCAAGGATTTATGCTGGGGCTGTATAGGTGAGTCTTTCCAGTATTTGTTTGCTCATAATTGGATAAGGGCGCAAAAGTGGGAGATGCCATTGATATGGGATTCACAACTTGAAAAGTATGCAAGATCGTGGGCGATTCAAAGGAAAAGTGACTGTAATTTACGACATTCATTCCCTGAGGGAAATTTCAAGTTAGGGGAAAATATTTATTGGGGAAGTGGTACAACTTGGGAACCGATGGATGCCGTAAATGCGTGGGCTGGTGAGGAGAAGTTTTATTCATACGCTACCAATACATGCCAAGCCGGTAAAGAGTGCGGGCATTATACACAAATTGTGTGGAGAAATACGAGAAGGATTGGATGTGCTCGAGTTGAGTGTGATGATGGTGATGTGTTTATGAATTGTAATTATGGTCCGCCTGGTAATATTATAGGCGAGAGACCATATTGA
- the LOC113274482 gene encoding uncharacterized protein LOC113274482 has protein sequence MTLVKLSKKRLQNMRDSKWPSFLEDVNSFCRKHDISIIQMDEDYVPPGRSRRYGQVIKNLHQYQVELFYVCIDKQLAELNNRFDEMNMELLVCMSCLNPKNDFVAFDTKNLVRLAEFYPDDFSEQERMDLENQLEVYEMDMKSNDAFKELNGISSLAKKLVETGEDVVYNWVYKLIKLSH, from the coding sequence ATGACCTTGGTTAAATTGTCTAAAAAACGCTTGCAGAACATGAGAGATTCTAAATGGCCATCATTTCTTGAAGATGTTAACTCATTTTGTCGTAAGCACGATATATCGATCATTCAGATGGATGAGGATTATGTACCTCCAGGGAGATCACGGCGATACGGACAGGTAATAAAAAATTTACATCAATACCAAGTTGAATTATTTTATGTTTGCATAGATAAACAACTTGCTGAACTTAACAATCGCTTTGATGAAATGAATATGGAATTACTTGTTTGTATGTCGTGCCTAAACCCGAAGAATGATTTTGTTGCTTTTGATACCAAGAATTTGGTTCGTCTTGCCGAATTTTATCCTGATGACTTCTCAGAGCAAGAACGCATGGACCTTGAAAATCAACTCGAGGTTTATGAAATGGATATGAAATCCAATGATGCATTTAAAGAGTTAAATGGAATTAGCAGTCTAGCTAAGAAATTGGTTGAGACTGGGGAGGATGTTGTATATAATTGGGTGTATAAGCTTATAAAGTTATCTCACTAA